From one Drosophila subpulchrella strain 33 F10 #4 breed RU33 chromosome 3L, RU_Dsub_v1.1 Primary Assembly, whole genome shotgun sequence genomic stretch:
- the LOC119555361 gene encoding uncharacterized protein LOC119555361 — protein sequence MLAIRRALLLGLVLFSVCRFLAGHKSLNFLLFRKTVTGYNSKYVSLYEAAISEDRTTINFTLNLARNITADIWLRATMGQRVSKGGDSYRDVFTYNVNLCQVMGRGKGNSLINFWLNNIMRHSNMPRSCPFKEGNYYMCNIRSEKETIPRFIRSGSFRIDSNLYVRDWNSVNLTDATFYIDIKMK from the exons ATGTTGGCGATCCGTAGAGCTCTTCTTCTGGGACTGGTCCTCTTTTCAGTCTGCAGATTTCTCGCAGGCCATAAG TCCCTGAATTTTTTGCTTTTCCGGAAGACTGTCACCGGCTACAACAGCAAGTACGTTTCGCTGTACGAGGCAGCGATCAGTGAGGACCGCACTACGATCAACTTCACCCTGAACCTGGCACGGAACATCACAGCGGACATATGGCTGAGGGCCACAATGGGGCAGCGGGTGTCCAAGGGCGGAGACTCCTACAGGGACGTCTTCACCTACAATGTGAACCTGTGCCAGGTGATGGGCAGGGGCAAGGGCAACAGCCTGATCAACTTCTGGCTGAACAACATTATGCGGCATTCCAATATGCCGCGAAGCTGTCCCTTCAAGGAG GGCAACTACTACATGTGCAACATCCGCTCGGAGAAGGAGACCATTCCGCGGTTCATCCGCTCGGGCAGCTTCCGGATAGACTCCAACCTTTATGTGAGGGACTGGAACAGCGTCAATTTGACAGACGCAACCTTCTACATCGACATCAAAATGAAGTGA
- the LOC119554440 gene encoding uncharacterized protein LOC119554440, with translation MWKLLVWSVLIQLPFQIDLVEGERSVQFLTGNCSYNPKYFKNFSMTIVNNMMNMDMYLNRPVQRGFKAHIDILLRLANAKSFQSMFNQKTDVCATTSSVKNSLFKSWFKDMSKNGNFIYNCPVEVGHYYMHQWRMGSSMTHKFLIPGEYRAKVTFFYGKYRTKSFEETLRLTIDAILTN, from the exons ATGTGGAAATTGCTTGTCTGGTCCGTTCTCATTCAACTGCCTTTCCAAATCGATCTTGTCGAGGGG GAACGCAGTGTACAGTTCCTCACCGGCAACTGCAGCTATAATCCcaagtattttaaaaacttctCGATGACCATAGTTAACAACATGATGAATATGGACATGTATCTGAACAGGCCCGTTCAGAGGGGCTTCAAGGCCCACATCGACATTCTGCTACGTCTTGCCAACGCCAAGAGCTTTCAGTCCATGTTCAACCAAAAGACCGACGTGTGCGCCACAACATCGAGTGTGAAGAACAGCCTTTTTAAGAGCTGGTTCAAGGATATGAGCAAAAATGGTAACTTTATTTACAACTGTCCAGTTGAGGTGGGACATTACTACATGCACCAGTGGCGCATGGGGAGCTCCATGACCCACAAGTTTCTTATCCCTGGTGAATATCGCGCAAAGGTAACCTTCTTCTACGGCAAGTATCGGACTAAATCTTTTGAGGAGACATTGAGACTGACGATTGACGCGATCCTAACCAATTAG
- the LOC119554439 gene encoding uncharacterized protein LOC119554439, with product MALPMWILQVVRLEILVIFLFPVRAERSIKFIAGESRFNRDYFENFTFTIRNDKIFLDMYLRKPLLRGWRARLDFRTRVGNSKCFQSLFSTNVDVCNIVNAAKINLFKKWYQNLLKYGNFLRQCPLNATHYYLRGWQFGEGLVPPFITSGSYRLETYNYFGKYKGKDEDFIMSCTADAVIHI from the exons ATGGCTTTGCCCATGTGGATCTTGCAGGTAGTAAGGCTGGAGATTCTGGTCATATTTCTGTTCCCTGTCAGGGCG GAACGCAGCATCAAGTTCATAGCCGGCGAGAGCAGGTTCAACCGGGActactttgaaaacttcacATTTACCATTCGCAATGACAAGATCTTCCTGGACATGTACTTGCGGAAGCCACTGCTCAGGGGATGGAGGGCCAGGTTGGACTTCAGGACTCGAGTGGGAAACTCGAAATGCTTTCAGAGCCTCTTCTCTACCAATGTGGACGTATGCAACATTGTGAACGCGGCCAAGATCAACCTGTTCAAGAAGTGGTACCAGAACCTGCTCAAGTACGGAAACTTCCTCCGCCAGTGTCCCCTGAATGCCACCCACTACTACCTGAGGGGCTGGCAGTTCGGGGAGGGCTTGGTGCCACCGTTCATAACGAGTGGATCGTACCGATTGGAGACCTACAACTATTTTGGGAAGTACAAGGGCAAAGACGAGGACTTCATAATGAGTTGCACGGCCGATGCTGTCATACATATCTGA
- the LOC119554992 gene encoding uncharacterized protein LOC119554992: MFPAKPAPIVLAWIVVTAVIRQGVAPRLTFKAGDCRYDRSVFSNFTIQIIKAKVMMDMILVTTLRQGLKAHLDFEFRLSKGKPYQSVYQHDLNYCALIKGSQESIYRRWFNSMLKVGNFATSCPIKGGYYYLHGWTLDASYVPSFLYLGDYRIGGSFFYGKFKKQSDNPLLECSVERSPSVQLDSQAPTGWIINIFCKHKNIY; the protein is encoded by the exons ATGTTTCCCGCTAAGCCTGCACCCATTGTTCTGGCCTGGATCGTTGTAACTGCTGTCATACGGCAAGGTGTG GCCCCCAGACTGACTTTTAAGGCCGGTGACTGCAGATACGACCGATCGGTTTTCTCCAACTTTACTATCCAAATTATCAAAGCCAAAGTGATGATGGACATGATTCTGGTCACCACTTTGCGGCAGGGCCTGAAGGCGCACTTGGACTTCGAGTTCCGTCTTTCGAAGGGCAAGCCCTACCAGAGTGTTTACCAGCACGACTTGAACTACTGTGCCCTCATCAAGGGCTCCCAGGAGTCGATCTATCGGCGATGGTTTAATTCCATGTTGAAAGTGGGTAACTTTGCAACGAGCTGCCCAATAAAGGGGGGCTACTATTACCTGCATGGCTGGACCCTGGATGCAAGCTATGTGCCCTCTTTTCTCTACCTGGGTGACTACCGAATCGGCGGATCGTTCTTCTATGGCAAGTTCAAGAAGCAGTCGGACAATCCCCTACTGGAGTGCAGTGTAGAACGATCCCCAAGTGTACAATTGGATAGTCAGGCTCCAACAGGCTggataattaatatattttgcaAACACAAAAACATTTATTGA
- the LOC119554997 gene encoding uncharacterized protein LOC119554997 → MLKVAFIIIGVLLSWAEPSSVSLTRIQCEKNSKFFRTMNVTYVNSTISADIELVQALKAGFRGHVDVQLRLSNAKKFQSLVQSDTDYCELLSTLKDSLFRRWIKSVTKNSNFMENCPVPEGHYYLKGWHVDTGLVPSYLLSGDYRLRALVYYGKYHTKKQLFLVQCLVEATMHNK, encoded by the exons ATGTTGAAAGTGGCATTTATTATTATCGGTGTACTCTTGTCCTGGGCAGAG CCCAGTTCGGTGAGCCTGACTCGCATCCAGTGCGAGAAGAACTCCAAATTCTTCAGAACCATGAACGTCACGTATGTGAACAGCACAATCTCCGCGGATATCGAGCTGGTTCAGGCCCTAAAGGCCGGCTTCCGAGGTCACGTTGACGTGCAGCTGCGTCTCAGCAATGCCAAGAAGTTCCAGAGCCTGGTCCAGAGCGACACGGACTACTGTGAGCTGCTCTCGACCCTCAAGGACTCGCTCTTCCGGCGGTGGATCAAGAGCGTAACCAAGAACAGCAACTTCATGGAGAACTGCCCAGTTCCGGAGGGGCACTACTACCTCAAGGGCTGGCACGTCGACACGGGTCTGGTGCCCTCCTATCTGCTGAGCGGGGACTACCGCCTGAGAGCCTTGGTCTACTACGGGAAGTATCATACCAAGAAGCAGTTGTTTCTCGTCCAGTGCCTGGTGGAGGCAACAATGCATAACAAATAG
- the LOC119555302 gene encoding LOW QUALITY PROTEIN: uncharacterized protein LOC119555302 (The sequence of the model RefSeq protein was modified relative to this genomic sequence to represent the inferred CDS: substituted 1 base at 1 genomic stop codon): MEIXFKHHYTFDISMDMLKVFTVGLLLYVHGLRITNAAGKSNFSRTHFENFTLEIKNNTLYMDMTTLKSVHRGLKVLIDTQISLDKGRSYQRLFAHILDSCAVVSSVRSNIFKSWFDSMVEHGNFMVNCPVPAGHYFLHDWKLSSQLVPHYLLPGEYCITAHFFYGKHKSKQEDFFLDLNVYALLKAT, from the exons ATGGAAATTTAGTTTAAGCATCATTACACGTTCGACATCAGCATGGACATGTTAAAAGTATTCACTGTTGGCCTTCTGCTTTATGTTCACGGATTGAGGATCACAAATGCA GCAGGGAAGAGCAATTTCAGCAGAACGCATTTTGAAAATTTCACACTGGAAATTAAGAACAACACATTGTACATGGACATGACAACCTTAAAGTCCGTCCACCGAGGCCTCAAAGTCCTCATCGACACCCAGATCAGTCTCGACAAGGGCAGGAGCTACCAACGCCTCTTCGCCCACATTCTGGACTCCTGTGCCGTGGTTTCCTCGGTGAGATCCAACATCTTCAAGAGCTGGTTCGACAGTATGGTGGAGCACGGAAACTTTATGGTCAACTGCCCCGTTCCCGCGGGTCACTACTTTCTGCATGACTGGAAGCTGAGCTCGCAGTTGGTTCCGCACTATTTGCTTCCCGGGGAATATTGTATCACTGCTCACTTTTTCTATGGCAAGCACAAGTCAAAGCAGGAGGACTTTTTTCTGGACTTGAACGTCTATGCTCTGCTCAAAGCTACGTAG
- the LOC119555005 gene encoding uncharacterized protein LOC119555005 produces the protein MPTSVMDKVIMLESQCGKFNRSYLSNFTLLVKNALINLELYLLRDLVPGVTMDMEFLISMQNSNRYQKIFQYTLDMCNMLARKRNNIFKKWFATFFDAGNFKTYCPVEPNVYYLRNYNYSTLYIPKFLYAGKYRVKFDMNQLRSNNRIRDFVVGCAFVVEIK, from the exons ATGCCCACTTCCGTT ATGGACAAAGTTATAATGCTGGAGAGTCAGTGTGGAAAGTTTAATCGAAGCTATCTTTCTAATTTTACGCTGCTTGTAAAAAATGCACTGATAAATCTGGAACTGTACTTGCTAAGGGATTTGGTCCCGGGTGTGACAATGGATATGGAGTTCCTTATTAGCATGCAGAACTCTAATAGGTATCAGAAAATTTTTCAATACACTCTGGATATGTGCAATATGCTGGCACGAAAGAGGAAtaacatctttaaaaaatggttcGCAACCTTCTTCGATGCCGGAAACTTTAAAACGTATTGCCCGGTAGAACCAAACGTATACTACCTAAGGAACTACAATTATAGCACTCTTTACATCCCAAAGTTTTTGTATGCAGGCAAGTACCGCGTGAAGTTTGACATGAATCAGTTAAGGAGTAACAATAGAATCAGAGATTTCGTGGTGGgctgtgcctttgtggttgaAATAAAGTAA